ATCCCGAGCTTGTCCGCTAACCCCTTCGCGTTCGGCCGCGAGCCGACGACGCCGATGGAGCCGACGAGGCTCGCCTCGCGCGCCCACAGCTCGTCGCAGCCGCTCGCGATCCAGTAGCCGCCCGAGGCGCAGGTGTCGGTCGCGTACGCCACCGTCGGCCCGTCGAAGTCGGCGGCGGCCCGCCGGATGTCGTCGCTCGGGACGACCTCGCCGCCGGGGGTGTTGAGCTCGACGAGCAGCGCCTCGACGTCCTCGTCCTCGTCGGCCGCCCCTATCTGCTCGACCACGTCGTCCGCGGTGGCGCCGCCCGGGCCCGACAGCGGCGACGGTCGCCCCTGACTCCGTCGGATCGGCCCCGACACGGTCACCTTCGCGGTGTTGTACTCGTCGGCGTCACCGAACCGCCCGCCGGTGAGCCGCGAGATGACCGCGCGGCCCGCTATCGTCGTCGCCGCGCCCACCGCGGCGGCCGCGAGCAACCCCTTCCGTCCGTTCGCCGGCGCGTCGTCCATACCGCCGGTTGGCGGCGCACGCGTTTATAAGCCGTGGCCGGCGCGGACCGTCGCGGCCGGCCTCGAATCGGTCGTCGCGGCCGCGACGCTCTCCGTCGCGAAAAGCCGCAGAAAACCGCGTCGGAACCGCAGGTCGCCGGCTTACAGGAGGCCGGTCTTCTGGAGCTTCATCAGGTCCTCGGTGTCGAGCGTCTCGCCCTCCTTGAACTTCTGATAGATCTCCTCGGCCTCTTCCTTCTCCTCTTCGCGCTTCTCGGCGCGCTCGTCCTGCCGCTCCTCTTCCTCCTTCTTGTCCAGCTCGCGCAGGCGCTTCTGGACGCGGACGAAGTCCTCGTGGTGGCGGTCGGCCGCCTCCTGGGCCTCGACGAACAGCTCGTGCATCTCGTCGGCCTCATCGCGGATGTCGTCGGCCTCGCGGTAGGCCTCGATCATCTGGTTGTGGTGCTCCTGAGCCTTGTCCGCCAGCTCCGTCACCTTCTGGTGGTGCTGGGACGCCTCGGAGCGGACCTCCTCGGCCTCCTCGACGAGGTCGTCCAGCTCGCTCGTGTCGTCGACCTTCTCCTTCTTCTCCGCGAGCTTCTCGCGTTTGTCGTCGATCTTCTCGATCAGCTCGCGCTCGTCCTCCGCGTCGAGGACCTCCGTCTGCTGCCGGAACTCC
The sequence above is a segment of the Halorubrum sp. 2020YC2 genome. Coding sequences within it:
- a CDS encoding coiled-coil protein; amino-acid sequence: MVTKEEVIEQYDVEAMDEADNVDLSEDDLENGSKGQLIKRAGQLRDRRNELNQMASERASKRDDLNAKTREKVDEAQEHRENRDELNEQVQEHKDKRNELNAEANELFDEVEELKQDLELGSGKSIEELEEEIEDLEFRQQTEVLDAEDERELIEKIDDKREKLAEKKEKVDDTSELDDLVEEAEEVRSEASQHHQKVTELADKAQEHHNQMIEAYREADDIRDEADEMHELFVEAQEAADRHHEDFVRVQKRLRELDKKEEEERQDERAEKREEEKEEAEEIYQKFKEGETLDTEDLMKLQKTGLL
- the sppA gene encoding signal peptide peptidase SppA, translated to MDDAPANGRKGLLAAAAVGAATTIAGRAVISRLTGGRFGDADEYNTAKVTVSGPIRRSQGRPSPLSGPGGATADDVVEQIGAADEDEDVEALLVELNTPGGEVVPSDDIRRAAADFDGPTVAYATDTCASGGYWIASGCDELWAREASLVGSIGVVGSRPNAKGLADKLGISYEQFTAGEYKDAGVPLKEIEEDEREYLQGIIDGYYEQFVETVSEGRDMDPDEIRATEARVYLGDEAAELGLVDELGTEDDVEDRLADLLGAEPEVREFSPERGLAERLGIGAERVAFAAGSGVSDAFVDDGGDIDVELR